One genomic region from Reichenbachiella ulvae encodes:
- the nagB gene encoding glucosamine-6-phosphate deaminase, which yields MITLEEKPKMKRISKKEWSTIEATKFEKIHSEVFGDAEEASKIVAHEIAALIRYKTEKNEKCVLGLATGSSPIKVYKELVRLHKEEGLSFRNVVSFNLDEYYGLDKSDVQSYIYFMHYHLFDHVDILPENINIPNGKVPYEHMSEACLQYEEKIESYGGLDFQLLGIGRTGHIGFNEPGSKINSLTRMITLDHLTIQDNAFAFDSMADVPTKAVTMGVGTILKAKRIVILAWGMKKAEIVKKTIEGEMSTDVPATFLQEHKDVSFVMDVSASTDLTRFKTPWLVGECEWTEELKKKAVVWLSQKVNKPILKLTDRDYNDNGMSNILGEGGSYAVNIKMFNHFQHTITGWPGGKPNADDTNRPERATPAKKRIIIFSPHPDDDVISMGGTFLRLVDQGHEVHVAYQTSGNIAVADHEAYRFAEFAKNLYEYVAGDKADDKVFDKLFKQMNAGAKKEVLPVEVRKVKGLIRRGEAISACRYYGIPDNQVHYLDLPFYETGKVEKNPLGKADVKIIKDLIEEIKPHQIYAAGDLADPHGTHEVCLKGIFAAVEELKKEKFMKDCWMWLYRGAWHEFPIDEIEMAVPISPEELMKKRVAIWRHQSQKDGVVFQGDDDREFWQRSEDRNRQTAREYDKLGLAEYEAIEGFVRYHF from the coding sequence ATGATTACATTAGAAGAGAAGCCTAAAATGAAAAGAATCAGTAAAAAGGAGTGGAGTACGATCGAAGCGACCAAGTTCGAAAAGATTCACTCAGAGGTCTTTGGTGATGCCGAAGAAGCTTCAAAAATCGTAGCGCATGAAATTGCTGCCTTGATTCGATACAAAACAGAGAAGAATGAAAAATGTGTGCTTGGCCTAGCCACTGGTTCCTCTCCCATCAAAGTATATAAAGAGCTGGTTCGCCTTCACAAAGAAGAAGGATTGAGCTTCAGAAATGTGGTTTCTTTCAATTTGGATGAATACTACGGTCTGGACAAAAGTGATGTGCAGAGTTATATCTACTTCATGCACTATCATCTTTTTGATCATGTAGATATCCTGCCAGAAAATATCAACATCCCTAATGGCAAGGTGCCATATGAGCACATGTCTGAGGCTTGTTTGCAATACGAAGAGAAAATTGAAAGCTACGGTGGTCTGGATTTTCAGCTATTGGGGATTGGACGTACTGGTCACATTGGTTTCAACGAGCCGGGATCTAAAATCAACTCCTTGACCCGAATGATCACCCTGGATCATTTGACTATTCAGGACAATGCTTTTGCGTTTGATAGCATGGCGGATGTGCCGACCAAAGCAGTGACCATGGGAGTGGGAACGATCTTGAAGGCCAAGAGAATTGTCATTCTTGCCTGGGGTATGAAAAAGGCTGAAATCGTAAAGAAGACTATCGAAGGAGAGATGTCGACTGATGTTCCTGCGACTTTCCTTCAGGAGCACAAAGATGTGTCTTTTGTTATGGATGTATCGGCTTCTACGGATCTGACCCGTTTCAAGACGCCATGGTTGGTGGGTGAATGCGAGTGGACCGAGGAGTTAAAGAAGAAGGCGGTCGTTTGGTTGAGCCAAAAGGTAAATAAGCCGATCTTGAAACTAACTGACAGAGATTACAATGACAATGGAATGTCCAACATCCTGGGTGAAGGGGGCTCTTATGCTGTCAATATCAAAATGTTCAACCACTTTCAGCATACCATCACAGGATGGCCTGGAGGGAAGCCGAATGCCGATGATACCAATCGTCCAGAACGAGCTACGCCAGCCAAAAAACGAATTATTATTTTCTCTCCACACCCTGATGACGATGTGATCTCAATGGGAGGAACCTTCCTCCGTTTGGTAGATCAGGGACATGAAGTGCACGTGGCTTATCAGACATCTGGAAATATCGCCGTGGCTGATCACGAGGCGTATCGTTTTGCTGAGTTTGCCAAGAATCTCTATGAGTATGTGGCAGGAGATAAAGCGGATGATAAAGTTTTCGATAAGCTGTTCAAGCAAATGAATGCGGGAGCTAAAAAAGAAGTGCTACCTGTAGAAGTTCGTAAAGTGAAAGGGCTCATCCGAAGAGGAGAAGCGATCAGTGCATGTAGATACTATGGTATCCCTGATAATCAGGTGCATTATTTGGATCTTCCTTTCTACGAAACTGGCAAGGTGGAGAAAAACCCATTAGGTAAAGCGGATGTGAAAATTATCAAGGATTTGATCGAAGAAATCAAGCCTCACCAGATTTACGCTGCAGGAGATTTGGCTGATCCGCATGGTACACACGAGGTTTGTCTCAAAGGGATATTTGCCGCTGTTGAGGAGTTGAAGAAAGAGAAATTCATGAAAGATTGCTGGATGTGGTTATATCGTGGGGCATGGCACGAATTTCCAATCGACGAAATTGAGATGGCCGTACCTATTAGTCCAGAGGAGCTGATGAAGAAGAGAGTCGCGATCTGGAGACACCAGTCTCAAAAAGACGGAGTGGTATTTCAGGGAGATGATGACAGAGAATTTTGGCAGAGATCCGAGGACAGAAATCGCCAAACTGCTCGGGAATACGATAAACTAGGCTTGGCTGAATACGAAGCGATAGAAGGGTTCGTTCGCTATCATTTCTAA
- a CDS encoding sodium:solute symporter family protein, with protein MLLQTIDWVIIGIFFVIVLGIGWVASRTAGQSSSEFFLGGRGMPWWLLGISMVACTFSADTPNLVTGFVRENGVVKNWAWWAFLITGMVTVFIYARLWRKSSVNTDLEFYEIRYGGKLASFLRGFRAIYLGIFFNCLIMGSVTLAAIKIGGVMLGLEPWVVVVGASIVVVVYSALGGIKGVVWADFFQYGIAMFGAVYAAYVALDQPEVNGLTNLITHPAVVDKLNVIPDFSDPSVWVPLLLFPIAVQWWAVWYPGAEPGGGGYIAQRMLSAKDEKNAVGATLLFNFAHYALRPWPWIIVALASIIIYPDMASIQAEFPNIDPTYLKDDIAYPVMLSKLGTGWLGLVVASIIAAYMSTIGTHLNWGSSYFVNDFYKRFVKPEATDKEMVAMGRITTVVLMIFAGTLSLTILDNATDAFNILLLSGAGSGAIYLLRWFWWRINALTEIVAMIVATVLAVILTLFVEDATVATDILDGMTMKILITTGVVTVAWLMTALLTPPEDKDVLRAFYKLTKPGGPGWKKVVEQAKADGQPCDDDEGVTWQMPRQVLLIFLGCTVIYSSLFAIGGFVYSNYTQGISLGIVAALGTFALLKTVNKLKLN; from the coding sequence ATGTTATTACAAACGATAGATTGGGTTATCATTGGGATATTTTTTGTGATCGTGCTTGGGATTGGCTGGGTAGCCTCCCGTACAGCAGGTCAGAGTTCAAGTGAGTTTTTTCTGGGAGGTCGTGGGATGCCCTGGTGGTTACTAGGTATTTCTATGGTAGCTTGTACTTTTTCAGCAGATACCCCCAACCTTGTCACTGGATTTGTTCGCGAGAATGGAGTGGTTAAAAACTGGGCATGGTGGGCTTTTCTGATTACAGGTATGGTGACTGTGTTCATCTATGCCAGACTTTGGAGAAAGTCCTCCGTCAATACTGATCTCGAGTTTTACGAAATCCGATATGGAGGTAAATTGGCCTCCTTTCTAAGAGGCTTTCGTGCGATCTATCTCGGTATCTTCTTCAACTGCCTCATCATGGGATCAGTGACGCTTGCTGCCATCAAAATTGGTGGCGTCATGCTTGGTCTTGAGCCTTGGGTGGTAGTGGTAGGCGCTTCTATCGTCGTAGTGGTTTATTCTGCTCTAGGTGGAATCAAAGGCGTAGTTTGGGCTGACTTTTTTCAATATGGAATAGCAATGTTCGGTGCAGTATATGCCGCATATGTTGCATTGGATCAGCCAGAGGTGAATGGATTGACTAATTTGATCACTCACCCAGCTGTAGTAGACAAGTTAAACGTAATTCCGGATTTTTCAGATCCTTCTGTTTGGGTGCCTCTTTTATTGTTCCCTATTGCTGTGCAGTGGTGGGCTGTTTGGTATCCGGGTGCAGAGCCTGGTGGGGGAGGTTATATTGCCCAGCGTATGCTTTCAGCGAAAGATGAAAAAAATGCAGTAGGGGCTACCTTGCTTTTCAACTTTGCACACTATGCGTTGAGACCTTGGCCCTGGATCATTGTGGCACTCGCTTCGATTATCATTTATCCAGATATGGCTTCTATCCAAGCGGAATTCCCAAATATTGATCCTACCTACCTGAAAGATGATATTGCTTATCCTGTGATGCTTTCTAAGTTGGGTACCGGTTGGTTAGGGCTTGTGGTAGCTTCTATAATTGCCGCCTATATGTCTACCATTGGTACGCATTTGAATTGGGGCTCTTCATATTTTGTGAATGATTTTTATAAGCGATTCGTTAAACCTGAAGCGACTGATAAGGAAATGGTGGCCATGGGCAGAATTACTACAGTGGTACTGATGATTTTTGCAGGTACCTTGTCGCTGACTATTCTTGATAATGCAACTGATGCTTTCAACATATTGCTGTTGTCAGGTGCAGGTTCGGGAGCTATTTATTTGTTGAGGTGGTTCTGGTGGAGAATCAATGCCCTCACTGAAATAGTGGCGATGATCGTTGCTACGGTATTGGCCGTGATTCTTACACTTTTTGTAGAGGATGCAACTGTTGCGACTGATATTCTGGATGGAATGACCATGAAGATTCTTATCACAACTGGCGTGGTGACTGTGGCTTGGTTGATGACTGCTCTGCTTACTCCTCCAGAGGATAAGGACGTTTTAAGGGCTTTTTACAAATTGACGAAACCAGGAGGTCCAGGATGGAAAAAAGTAGTGGAACAGGCCAAAGCAGATGGGCAGCCATGTGATGATGACGAGGGAGTGACCTGGCAAATGCCGAGACAAGTCTTGTTGATATTCCTAGGTTGTACGGTTATTTATTCTTCCTTGTTTGCCATCGGAGGTTTCGTTTATTCCAACTATACGCAGGGTATTTCTTTAGGAATTGTTGCAGCACTTGGGACTTTCGCTTTACTCAAAACAGTTAATAAACTAAAGCTGAATTAG